Proteins encoded within one genomic window of Candidatus Brevundimonas colombiensis:
- a CDS encoding CoA transferase subunit A, producing MARPVHTDARHALDGLLFDGMTICAGGFGLCGVPERLIDAIRDSGVRNLICVSNNAGVDNEGLGKLLRSRQIRKMISSYVGENREFERQYLAKELEVEFCPQGTLAERCRAGGAGIPAFYTRTGVGTVVAEGKEIREFEGETYLLEHAIKADLSIIKAWKADEAGNLVFRKTARNFNEPMATAGAVTVAEVEQVVPTGSLDPDTIHVPGIFVKRVFLNPAPEKKIEFRTVRQREVA from the coding sequence ATGGCCCGACCTGTTCACACTGACGCCCGCCACGCCCTGGATGGGTTGCTCTTCGACGGCATGACGATCTGCGCGGGCGGGTTCGGTCTATGCGGCGTGCCGGAAAGGCTCATAGACGCCATCCGCGACAGTGGCGTCAGGAACCTGATCTGCGTGTCGAACAATGCCGGCGTCGATAACGAAGGGTTGGGAAAGCTGCTGCGGTCGCGACAGATCCGCAAGATGATCAGCTCTTACGTCGGCGAAAACCGCGAGTTCGAGCGGCAATATCTCGCCAAGGAACTGGAGGTCGAGTTCTGCCCGCAAGGCACGCTTGCCGAGCGTTGCCGAGCGGGCGGGGCGGGAATACCCGCCTTCTACACCCGAACCGGCGTCGGAACGGTCGTGGCCGAGGGCAAGGAGATCCGCGAGTTCGAGGGAGAGACCTATCTTCTCGAACACGCCATCAAGGCCGATCTGTCCATTATCAAGGCCTGGAAGGCCGACGAAGCGGGCAATCTGGTCTTTCGAAAGACAGCGAGAAACTTCAATGAGCCGATGGCGACCGCTGGGGCGGTGACGGTCGCCGAGGTGGAACAGGTTGTTCCGACCGGTTCGCTGGACCCGGACACGATCCATGTCCCGGGGATTTTCGTGAAACGGGTGTTCCTCAACCCCGCCCCGGAAAAGAAGATCGAGTTTCGCACAGTTCGCCAAAGGGAGGTCGCCTGA
- a CDS encoding TonB-dependent receptor encodes MTATKRSEAVNTVPMSITAATGQALQSLGVTDVGSLTKIVPGFNAVDSSYGSPVYYLRGVGYFETTMVAKPTVGVYVDEIPLAFSNMTAGAAFDLERVEVLKGPQGTLFGSNATGGAINYIAAKPTDTFKAGLSGSAGNFGALETTGFLSGPLTDTLSARLAVRREVRDDWQRSTTRDDSLGARNFTQGRLALQWRPNDALQATLTLSGFIDRSDTQAPQFVEPFKQTVSSVLNPRLVTYPAAIDNARQADWGATFPWSRDNTLFQGSLRLDYNLSETLTLTSLTSYSKYRQDQTQDGDGTDLIISDLRITGNVESYFQELRLQGDFTRGSWILGANYEHSGGPELVEQRLLNSSSAGAFAGLGVAPFDIIPQITDTTYESYGIFANVDYDLTEQLKLHAGARYTDTTTDFTGCVINGGNGSRGLGFSRLLGIPNIPIGQCSTIVVRNGVTQFGQASGNISEDNISWRVGLDYTPRERMLIYANISRGYKAGGYSNLPGSSEDQYRPVKQEELTAYEIGFKTSLAQRTLQLNGAVFYYDYADKQVKGRTNVPIFNFLEALVNVPESSIKGAEIQIDWLPVTGLRFGLGAAYLDTEITGTFNNFSAFGQPIDFKGYGFANTPKWQANASVEYRWPVSDTLGAYVGANANYRSDTNGDFKPDPRLAIDGYTLIDLRAGIESDGGNWRLGVYGRNVTDEYYWTTATRRGDAVVRYAGMPATYGVDFSVRF; translated from the coding sequence GTGACCGCCACCAAGCGTTCGGAGGCGGTCAACACCGTGCCCATGTCGATCACGGCGGCGACAGGGCAGGCTCTGCAATCGCTCGGCGTTACCGACGTGGGCAGCCTGACCAAGATCGTGCCAGGCTTCAATGCCGTGGATTCCAGCTACGGTTCGCCGGTCTACTATTTGCGCGGGGTCGGCTATTTCGAGACGACCATGGTCGCCAAGCCGACGGTCGGTGTCTATGTCGACGAAATTCCCCTGGCCTTCTCCAACATGACGGCCGGGGCGGCGTTCGACCTGGAACGCGTCGAGGTTCTGAAGGGGCCCCAGGGCACTCTGTTCGGCTCCAACGCCACCGGCGGTGCGATCAACTACATCGCCGCCAAACCGACCGACACTTTCAAGGCCGGCCTCAGCGGAAGCGCCGGCAACTTTGGCGCACTGGAAACGACCGGCTTCTTGAGCGGGCCGCTGACCGATACGCTGTCTGCGCGTTTGGCCGTTCGGCGTGAGGTGCGCGACGATTGGCAACGAAGCACCACGCGCGATGACAGTCTAGGCGCGCGAAACTTCACCCAGGGCCGTCTGGCCTTGCAGTGGCGCCCGAACGATGCGCTGCAAGCCACGCTCACGCTAAGCGGCTTTATCGATCGGTCGGACACCCAAGCGCCGCAGTTTGTCGAACCCTTCAAACAGACCGTTAGTTCTGTGTTGAACCCGCGATTGGTCACCTATCCGGCAGCGATCGACAACGCCCGACAAGCGGACTGGGGCGCGACTTTCCCGTGGTCGCGCGACAACACGCTGTTCCAGGGCAGCTTGCGCCTGGACTACAACCTGTCCGAAACCCTGACGCTGACCTCGCTCACATCCTATTCGAAATACCGGCAGGACCAGACGCAGGACGGCGACGGCACAGACCTGATCATCTCCGACCTGCGGATCACCGGCAACGTCGAATCCTACTTCCAGGAACTGCGTCTTCAGGGCGATTTCACGCGCGGCTCCTGGATCCTGGGCGCCAACTACGAACATAGCGGCGGGCCGGAACTGGTCGAGCAGCGCCTGTTGAACTCGTCGTCGGCCGGCGCCTTCGCCGGTCTGGGCGTCGCCCCGTTCGACATTATTCCGCAGATCACCGACACGACGTATGAAAGCTACGGCATTTTCGCCAACGTCGACTACGACTTGACGGAACAACTGAAGCTGCACGCGGGCGCGCGCTACACTGACACGACCACCGATTTCACCGGGTGCGTCATCAACGGCGGCAACGGGTCGCGCGGACTGGGCTTCAGCCGCCTGTTGGGCATTCCCAACATTCCGATCGGCCAATGCTCGACCATCGTCGTCCGCAACGGCGTCACTCAGTTCGGCCAGGCGTCGGGAAATATCAGCGAGGACAATATTTCATGGCGCGTCGGCCTAGATTACACGCCGCGCGAACGGATGCTCATCTACGCCAATATCAGCCGGGGCTATAAGGCTGGCGGCTATTCCAATCTGCCCGGTTCGAGCGAAGATCAATATCGGCCGGTCAAGCAGGAAGAACTGACCGCTTATGAAATCGGCTTCAAGACCTCGCTGGCGCAACGCACGCTTCAGCTCAATGGCGCCGTCTTCTACTACGACTACGCGGACAAGCAGGTGAAGGGGCGCACCAACGTGCCGATCTTCAACTTCCTGGAAGCCCTGGTGAACGTGCCGGAATCCTCGATCAAGGGTGCTGAAATCCAGATCGACTGGCTGCCCGTCACGGGTTTGAGGTTTGGATTGGGCGCAGCCTATCTCGATACCGAGATCACGGGCACATTCAACAACTTCTCGGCTTTCGGTCAGCCGATCGACTTCAAGGGCTATGGGTTCGCCAACACGCCGAAATGGCAGGCGAACGCCAGTGTCGAATACAGATGGCCGGTGTCCGATACGCTGGGGGCCTATGTCGGGGCCAACGCCAATTATCGAAGCGATACGAACGGCGACTTCAAGCCGGACCCTCGCCTGGCGATCGATGGCTATACTTTGATCGATCTGCGCGCTGGTATTGAAAGCGACGGCGGAAACTGGCGGTTGGGCGTGTACGGCCGCAACGTCACCGACGAATATTATTGGACGACAGCAACTCGGCGTGGAGACGCCGTGGTCCGATACGCGGGAATGCCCGCCACCTACGGCGTGGACTTCAGCGTCCGTTTCTGA
- the leuC gene encoding 3-isopropylmalate dehydratase large subunit, producing MTKPRTLFEKIWDDHAVDELGDGLTLLYIDRHLVNEVTSPQAFEGLRVNGRSVRRPQNTIAVADHNVPTTDRRAGIQDPESRLQVETLEANVREFAVPYVPLDSASQGIVHIIGPELGLTLPGMTIVCGDSHTSTHGAFGALAFGIGTSEVEHVLATQTLVERKAKTMLVKVDGRAPVGVTAKDIVLSVIQAVGTAGATGHVIEYAGSAIRSLDMAGRMTVCNMSIEAGARAGLIAPDDVVFDYLRTCPHAPKGGDLERSIARWRTLASDANAVFDAGVTLDASQFEPMVTWGTTPEAVVAVGGRTPEVSALADEASRQQVEQMLTYMGLDPDSPLCGLPIDVAFIGSCTNGRLEDLRAAALVARGRRIAPGVRALVVPGSGLVRAAAEQEGLDRVFIEAGFEWREAGCSMCLGMNPDRLQPGERCASTSNRNFEGRQGPGGRTHLMSPAMVAAAAVTGRIVDVRTMLS from the coding sequence ATGACAAAGCCGCGGACCCTGTTCGAGAAGATCTGGGACGATCATGCCGTCGATGAACTCGGCGACGGTCTGACGCTGCTCTACATCGACCGGCATCTGGTCAATGAAGTGACCAGCCCGCAGGCTTTCGAGGGGCTGCGGGTCAACGGTCGTTCGGTCCGCCGTCCCCAGAACACCATCGCGGTGGCCGACCACAATGTCCCGACGACGGACCGCCGCGCGGGCATCCAGGATCCCGAAAGCCGGCTGCAGGTTGAGACGCTGGAGGCGAATGTCCGGGAGTTCGCCGTTCCTTATGTGCCGCTGGATAGCGCCAGCCAGGGGATCGTGCATATCATCGGTCCCGAGTTGGGCCTGACCCTGCCCGGAATGACGATCGTCTGCGGGGATAGTCATACGTCCACCCACGGCGCTTTCGGCGCTCTGGCGTTCGGCATCGGAACCTCGGAAGTCGAGCATGTGCTGGCGACCCAGACCCTGGTCGAGCGCAAGGCCAAGACGATGCTGGTCAAGGTCGACGGCCGGGCCCCGGTCGGCGTCACCGCAAAGGACATCGTGCTGAGCGTCATCCAGGCCGTGGGGACTGCGGGCGCCACAGGCCACGTCATCGAATACGCCGGCAGCGCGATCCGCAGCCTGGACATGGCGGGCCGAATGACGGTCTGCAACATGTCGATCGAAGCGGGGGCCAGAGCGGGCCTGATCGCCCCGGACGACGTCGTGTTCGACTATCTGAGGACATGCCCGCATGCCCCCAAGGGCGGCGATCTAGAACGCAGCATCGCCCGATGGCGAACCCTGGCCTCGGATGCGAACGCCGTGTTCGACGCCGGGGTGACCTTGGATGCTTCGCAGTTCGAACCGATGGTCACCTGGGGCACGACGCCCGAGGCGGTGGTGGCCGTGGGCGGACGGACCCCCGAAGTGTCGGCGCTCGCGGATGAGGCGTCCCGACAGCAGGTCGAGCAGATGCTGACCTATATGGGTCTTGATCCCGATAGCCCGCTCTGTGGCCTTCCCATCGACGTCGCCTTCATCGGCAGCTGCACGAACGGCAGGCTGGAAGACCTTAGAGCGGCTGCGTTGGTCGCGCGGGGGAGACGGATCGCGCCAGGCGTTCGGGCGCTGGTGGTGCCGGGGTCCGGTCTGGTCAGAGCCGCCGCCGAACAAGAGGGCCTGGATCGCGTCTTCATCGAGGCCGGGTTCGAATGGCGCGAGGCGGGTTGCTCCATGTGTCTGGGCATGAATCCTGATCGGCTTCAGCCTGGAGAGCGCTGCGCCTCCACGTCTAACCGGAACTTCGAGGGACGGCAGGGCCCCGGCGGCCGCACTCATCTGATGTCGCCCGCCATGGTGGCCGCCGCCGCGGTGACCGGCCGGATCGTGGATGTCAGGACGATGCTCTCGTGA
- a CDS encoding VOC family protein, which yields MTTPADGREKRANPGLTPLMLNHAAWVTHDVEATADFYTRIMGMELASTVYGARVPSTGDDLPYFHIFFKMRDGSTIAFFEVPGLPARPAVTHAAYNIFDHFAMEVESPEEVDRWHAWLASNAIEVVGPTNHDGLIYSIYFKDPNGMRLEITTPLDLEWNSHCDQAKADLDMWNAAKRDAVAAGGSISQFMIDVIKKKKSTKSLE from the coding sequence ATGACCACGCCAGCCGACGGCCGCGAGAAGCGGGCCAATCCGGGGTTGACCCCGCTTATGCTGAATCACGCCGCATGGGTGACGCATGATGTGGAGGCGACGGCGGACTTCTACACCCGCATCATGGGCATGGAACTGGCCAGCACCGTCTATGGTGCGCGAGTGCCATCGACCGGCGACGATCTGCCTTACTTCCACATCTTCTTCAAAATGCGGGACGGATCGACGATCGCCTTCTTCGAGGTGCCGGGGCTGCCCGCGCGTCCCGCAGTGACGCATGCAGCGTACAACATCTTCGATCACTTCGCGATGGAAGTCGAAAGTCCTGAGGAGGTTGATCGCTGGCACGCCTGGCTGGCGAGCAACGCCATAGAAGTCGTTGGCCCAACCAATCACGACGGTCTGATCTACAGCATCTACTTCAAGGATCCGAACGGCATGCGTCTGGAGATCACCACGCCCCTGGACTTGGAATGGAACAGTCACTGCGATCAGGCCAAGGCGGATCTGGATATGTGGAACGCCGCGAAACGAGACGCCGTGGCCGCCGGCGGAAGTATTTCTCAGTTCATGATCGACGTAATAAAGAAAAAAAAATCGACCAAAAGTCTCGAGTAA
- a CDS encoding cytochrome P450, with amino-acid sequence MMTDALEVRAEQPPAFATDPYGLEVLEAPYAFQAALRDAGPVVRIAEHDIYAVGRHEEAKSVLTDHSRFMAGAGIGLQDIRKPGNFRIPSRLLENDPPDHTAIRTVVNRILSPLVIRKAKDDVKQEAEAVLDGLRDREAFNGVDDLVEAYVLRAFPKVVGVQLPRTETLAIGEMRFNQSGPPNALYHRAIANAQPYLEWFEESCSRAKVASGSISDLLFDAEDAGSLPEGVASNIVRSFVGGGTDSTISGLGTTVRHLAQDPDQWAILAADPSKVKTALDEGIRMEAPFQVTYRTTRGPTELAGFALEGDAKIGVFLGAAGRDPRKWENADRFDLTRRSAGVHLSFGTADHACIGQMLARLEAEALLAEMVSRIETIELAGEPIFRPMNQLRTLDSLPLRVVWK; translated from the coding sequence ATGATGACCGACGCTCTGGAGGTCCGCGCGGAACAGCCGCCAGCGTTCGCCACCGATCCTTACGGCCTCGAGGTGCTTGAGGCGCCCTATGCATTCCAGGCTGCGTTGCGGGACGCCGGTCCAGTCGTGAGGATTGCGGAGCATGATATCTACGCCGTGGGTCGCCACGAGGAAGCCAAGTCTGTTCTGACGGACCATAGCCGCTTCATGGCTGGCGCCGGGATCGGGCTTCAGGACATTCGCAAGCCTGGCAATTTTCGTATTCCCAGTCGTTTGCTGGAGAACGACCCGCCTGATCACACCGCCATTCGCACGGTCGTCAACCGCATCCTCAGTCCTCTCGTCATCCGAAAAGCCAAGGATGATGTGAAGCAGGAGGCCGAGGCCGTCCTGGACGGTCTTCGCGACCGCGAAGCGTTCAATGGCGTTGATGATCTGGTCGAGGCCTATGTTCTGCGCGCCTTTCCCAAGGTTGTCGGCGTACAGTTGCCGCGCACCGAGACCCTCGCGATCGGCGAGATGCGCTTCAACCAGTCGGGTCCGCCCAACGCTCTTTATCATCGGGCCATCGCCAATGCGCAGCCCTATCTCGAGTGGTTTGAGGAAAGCTGCTCACGCGCCAAGGTGGCTTCGGGATCCATTTCGGACCTCCTGTTCGACGCCGAGGATGCGGGTTCGCTTCCAGAAGGCGTCGCTTCGAACATTGTCCGCTCGTTTGTCGGCGGGGGAACGGATTCGACCATAAGCGGCCTGGGCACGACGGTGCGTCATCTCGCCCAGGACCCCGACCAATGGGCGATTCTGGCGGCGGACCCTTCCAAGGTGAAAACCGCGCTCGACGAAGGCATCCGCATGGAGGCGCCGTTCCAGGTCACCTACCGCACTACGCGCGGTCCGACCGAGCTGGCGGGTTTCGCGCTGGAAGGAGACGCCAAGATCGGCGTCTTCCTGGGTGCGGCCGGCCGCGATCCGCGCAAGTGGGAGAACGCCGACCGCTTCGACCTGACCCGTCGATCCGCTGGCGTCCACCTGTCCTTCGGCACGGCCGACCACGCCTGCATCGGCCAGATGCTGGCCCGGCTCGAAGCGGAGGCGCTCCTGGCCGAGATGGTCAGCCGCATCGAGACGATCGAACTGGCGGGCGAGCCGATCTTTCGGCCGATGAACCAACTAAGGACGCTGGATTCCCTGCCGCTACGGGTTGTGTGGAAATAA
- the leuD gene encoding 3-isopropylmalate dehydratase small subunit has product MTPFTTLSGVAAPLPITNIDTDKILAGRFLKTIKREGLGEALFDSMRRHPDGAPRVDFVLNQPPYDHAVFIVALDNFGCGSSREHAPWALADFGVRCIVAPSFADIFANNCSKNGILPVVLTRADIDWLIDRVSKPETAVLAVDLPEQTLQAGDRRFAFDIAPGAKKRLVEGLDEIGGTLRLLHRIEAFETGRQAEAYRFPSTSTAVSGLRRRPAG; this is encoded by the coding sequence GTGACCCCCTTCACCACCCTGAGCGGGGTCGCGGCCCCCCTGCCGATCACCAATATCGACACCGATAAAATCCTGGCAGGACGTTTCCTGAAGACCATCAAGAGAGAAGGATTGGGCGAGGCGTTGTTCGATTCCATGCGACGCCACCCGGATGGCGCGCCTCGTGTGGACTTCGTCCTTAATCAGCCGCCTTACGACCATGCGGTCTTCATCGTGGCGCTCGACAATTTCGGGTGCGGGTCGAGTCGCGAACATGCACCCTGGGCGCTGGCCGATTTCGGCGTAAGATGCATCGTTGCGCCAAGCTTCGCGGACATCTTCGCCAATAACTGCAGCAAGAACGGTATTTTGCCGGTGGTTCTCACCCGCGCGGATATCGACTGGCTGATCGACCGTGTCAGCAAACCCGAGACCGCCGTCCTGGCCGTCGATCTACCGGAGCAGACGCTGCAGGCGGGCGACCGACGCTTCGCCTTCGACATCGCGCCCGGAGCCAAGAAACGGCTTGTCGAAGGGCTGGACGAAATCGGCGGCACCCTGCGCCTATTGCACCGGATCGAGGCCTTCGAAACCGGCCGGCAGGCGGAGGCCTATCGCTTCCCGTCGACGTCGACGGCGGTTTCAGGGCTCCGGCGTCGTCCCGCCGGATAG
- a CDS encoding hydroxymethylglutaryl-CoA lyase produces the protein MTLVEVGPRDGFQAVDPFIPTDRKIALIKALYAAGMRRIEVGSFVSATALPQMADAEAVWSAACDLPGLDPQVLAPTLRQVERAMAAGVDHVGFVLSVSEWHNLNNVRRMPLESVAEFARIVDVVRAGVRLRVNVATAFDCPETGLVEEDATLALLDALVGLRPDAEFTLCDTTGRARPDHVRRLFSRAQERFPQAASWTFHGHDTYGVGVANVLAAYEAGVRTFDASIAGLGGCPFAPGATGNVATEDVVWTFEGMGRRTGVDFDRLLPVAAEIVALPGAETGGRVRTAISRRDACRAA, from the coding sequence GTGACCCTGGTCGAGGTGGGCCCCCGCGACGGCTTTCAGGCTGTCGATCCCTTCATTCCGACAGATCGCAAGATCGCGCTGATCAAGGCGCTTTACGCCGCCGGGATGCGTCGGATCGAGGTCGGCTCCTTTGTAAGCGCTACGGCGCTGCCGCAAATGGCCGATGCCGAGGCCGTCTGGTCGGCCGCGTGCGATCTTCCCGGTCTGGATCCCCAAGTCCTGGCGCCGACGCTTCGTCAGGTGGAGCGTGCGATGGCGGCGGGCGTGGATCACGTCGGCTTTGTCCTGTCCGTGTCCGAGTGGCACAATCTGAACAACGTCCGGCGCATGCCCCTCGAGTCGGTCGCGGAATTTGCCCGGATCGTGGACGTGGTTCGGGCTGGTGTCCGTCTGCGGGTCAATGTGGCGACGGCTTTCGACTGCCCCGAAACCGGACTTGTGGAGGAGGACGCGACTCTGGCGCTCCTTGACGCCCTGGTCGGTCTGCGGCCCGATGCGGAGTTCACGCTGTGCGACACGACCGGGCGCGCCCGGCCCGACCATGTGCGACGTCTCTTCAGCCGCGCGCAGGAACGCTTTCCCCAGGCCGCGTCCTGGACCTTTCACGGCCACGACACCTATGGCGTCGGCGTGGCGAACGTTCTGGCGGCGTATGAAGCGGGCGTGCGCACCTTCGACGCATCCATCGCCGGCCTTGGCGGGTGCCCCTTTGCGCCCGGCGCGACGGGAAATGTCGCCACGGAAGACGTCGTCTGGACGTTCGAGGGCATGGGGCGCCGCACGGGAGTCGATTTCGATCGTCTTCTTCCTGTCGCCGCAGAGATTGTAGCGCTTCCCGGGGCGGAAACCGGCGGAAGGGTCCGCACCGCCATATCGCGCCGCGACGCCTGCAGGGCGGCCTGA
- a CDS encoding MFS transporter has protein sequence MVLTILTAIYALNLMDRQLLPILAQAIKAEFALSDTQLGLLSGIVFAAFYMTVAIPIAKLADRANRVRIVAAACALWSLFTAISGASINALMLVLARIGVGIGEAGGAAPSYSLISDYFPPQRRGLAMAVFNLGFPIGIGCGIAIAGSIAAVHGWRTAFYVAAAPGLVMSILLLVLVREPTRGRLDGAASSPQPSVPLMTGILQYLRTPVLLRTTVATSLTSFVFLGLLVWAPTYLIRVRGMDLGEVGKYYSVTNAISMALGLWLGGYLAQVLVRRGGERMYALVSMGGVLVAAPTLVIALLADAWPVALGLLMLPTLFGLLYLGPATALVQNASAPDQRSLFSAIYMFCGNIVGQGGGPLFVGLVSDALTPSLGQQGLTVALILLAPVYLMAAGAYYWTSRVLGSRSPATGASEGRQPS, from the coding sequence ATGGTCCTGACGATCTTGACGGCAATCTACGCCTTGAACCTGATGGACCGGCAGTTGCTGCCGATTCTGGCGCAAGCCATCAAGGCGGAGTTCGCCTTGTCGGACACGCAGTTGGGGCTCTTGTCCGGGATCGTTTTCGCCGCCTTCTACATGACGGTCGCCATTCCGATCGCCAAATTGGCGGACCGGGCCAATCGCGTGCGGATCGTGGCGGCGGCGTGCGCCCTGTGGAGTCTGTTCACGGCTATTTCGGGCGCCAGCATCAATGCCCTGATGCTTGTGCTCGCGCGTATAGGCGTCGGGATCGGCGAGGCGGGCGGAGCGGCTCCGTCTTATTCTCTCATCTCGGACTACTTCCCGCCGCAAAGGCGCGGGCTGGCCATGGCGGTCTTCAACCTGGGCTTTCCGATCGGTATCGGCTGCGGCATTGCGATCGCGGGCTCGATCGCGGCGGTTCATGGGTGGCGGACGGCCTTCTACGTCGCCGCCGCGCCCGGCCTGGTCATGTCGATCCTACTGCTGGTGCTGGTGCGTGAACCGACCCGTGGCCGTCTGGACGGCGCAGCTTCATCACCCCAGCCGTCCGTCCCATTGATGACGGGAATCCTGCAGTATCTCCGCACCCCGGTTTTGTTGCGAACGACGGTCGCCACCTCGCTCACCTCCTTCGTTTTCCTCGGCCTGTTGGTTTGGGCGCCGACCTATCTGATACGCGTGCGGGGCATGGATCTGGGGGAGGTGGGAAAATACTATAGCGTGACCAACGCAATCTCGATGGCGCTTGGCCTTTGGCTGGGCGGATATCTGGCCCAGGTCCTGGTGCGCCGGGGCGGTGAAAGGATGTACGCCCTGGTTTCCATGGGCGGGGTGCTTGTGGCGGCTCCGACCCTGGTGATCGCCCTCCTGGCCGACGCCTGGCCCGTCGCGCTGGGGCTTCTGATGCTCCCGACCCTGTTCGGTCTTCTCTATCTGGGGCCTGCGACAGCCTTGGTTCAAAATGCCTCGGCTCCAGATCAGCGGAGTCTGTTCTCGGCGATCTATATGTTCTGCGGCAATATCGTCGGCCAGGGAGGGGGACCACTGTTCGTCGGTTTGGTCAGCGACGCTCTGACGCCCAGTCTGGGTCAGCAGGGCCTGACGGTCGCCCTCATTCTTCTCGCTCCCGTCTATCTGATGGCCGCCGGCGCCTATTATTGGACGTCGCGCGTGCTGGGCTCGCGGTCCCCGGCGACGGGGGCGTCCGAGGGAAGGCAACCCTCCTAA
- a CDS encoding CoA transferase, which translates to MLSGLRVLEIGHFVAAPFCTRLLADLGADVIKIEPIAGDPVRKWGAQVDGASLWWSVHGRNKRSVAMDLKSEEAKGLVLDLVESCDVVVENFRPGQLERLGLGPDALRARRPGLIIASISGYGQDGPYRNRAAFGVIGEAMGGLRYLTNDAPGDHDRPPVRVGVSIGDSIAGLYAAFGVMAALWARDKPGGDGAGRTLDVALTESVFSMMEAMLPEYGALGRVKRPTGGAIATAAPSNAYPTADGDWVLIAANSDPLFAKLAALMHQPELATDARFIDNRARVANAVDLDTLISDWSQQTGAPELLARLEAADVPACKVYTAADCAADEQFRFRGMVREVADPLFGSVLHTGIVPRVVGTAADIRWPGPSIGAHTDQVLTDVAGLSADRIATLRERGVVA; encoded by the coding sequence ATGCTGTCTGGTCTCCGGGTTCTGGAGATCGGTCACTTCGTGGCTGCACCGTTTTGCACGCGTCTTCTCGCCGACCTCGGCGCCGATGTCATCAAGATCGAACCGATCGCCGGCGACCCGGTGCGCAAATGGGGCGCACAGGTCGATGGGGCCAGCCTCTGGTGGTCCGTCCATGGGCGAAACAAGCGCAGCGTCGCCATGGACCTGAAGTCTGAAGAGGCCAAGGGTCTGGTGCTGGACCTGGTGGAGTCCTGCGACGTCGTCGTCGAGAACTTCCGCCCTGGGCAATTGGAGCGGCTGGGTCTGGGACCCGACGCGCTGAGGGCGCGGCGACCCGGGCTGATCATCGCCAGTATTTCCGGCTACGGCCAGGACGGCCCCTATCGCAACCGTGCGGCCTTTGGCGTGATCGGGGAAGCGATGGGAGGACTTCGTTATCTCACGAACGATGCGCCAGGCGATCACGACCGACCGCCTGTCCGTGTCGGTGTCAGCATCGGCGACTCGATCGCAGGCCTTTACGCCGCTTTCGGCGTGATGGCGGCGCTCTGGGCCCGGGACAAGCCGGGCGGCGATGGGGCGGGACGAACGCTCGACGTCGCCCTGACCGAGTCCGTCTTCAGCATGATGGAGGCCATGCTGCCCGAATATGGCGCCCTTGGGCGTGTGAAACGGCCGACAGGGGGGGCGATCGCCACCGCTGCGCCTTCCAACGCCTATCCGACCGCCGATGGCGACTGGGTGCTGATCGCGGCGAACTCCGACCCTCTCTTCGCCAAACTCGCCGCCCTAATGCACCAACCCGAGCTGGCCACAGATGCGCGGTTCATCGACAATCGCGCCCGCGTGGCCAATGCGGTCGATCTGGACACGCTGATCTCGGACTGGTCGCAACAGACCGGGGCGCCCGAATTGCTGGCGCGCCTGGAGGCGGCGGACGTGCCAGCCTGCAAGGTCTATACTGCGGCCGACTGCGCGGCGGATGAACAGTTCCGGTTCCGGGGCATGGTGCGGGAGGTGGCGGATCCATTGTTTGGATCTGTTCTTCACACCGGCATCGTGCCGCGCGTCGTGGGGACCGCGGCGGACATTCGCTGGCCTGGACCGAGCATCGGCGCACATACCGATCAGGTGCTCACGGATGTCGCCGGCCTTTCGGCGGATAGGATCGCGACCCTTCGCGAACGGGGGGTGGTGGCGTGA